Part of the Temnothorax longispinosus isolate EJ_2023e unplaced genomic scaffold, Tlon_JGU_v1 HiC_scaffold_30, whole genome shotgun sequence genome is shown below.
CCCGCCCGCCTGTTATCTTTTGCACATACGGTTCCGCACCGGTTCCGCTAGTATCCGCATATTCAGGAACCTGTACGCACGAGTGAACTTCTTGGCGAAATTAAGGTTAGAGTGGTGCTACTTGTTCAAAACTTAATTAGACAAACTAATCAAAGCGCGACATTAGCGGTATGCGGCTGTTCTGTTCTTTGTCAATGCTGGAAGTCGTTAAACGAGCACGGCTAATAAAGGAATTGTACGGATCGCAGCATATACTTGACATGATTAGAAACATCTCCACtacggctctctctctctctctctctctctctctctctctctctctctctctctctttctctctctctctctctctctctctctctctatctctccctctctccctctctctctctctctctctctctcaccttgataaattttataatgttcgTCTTGTTTAATGgtatttaatctatatatattctaatattctaaatatcaGTAAATctaaacttatatattttagatatgtctcaatttttattttgcgatttattatattcataaatcCTATTTGTCTTTTGGTAAATCAAGCATATAAATCGGAATTCAACTTGTATTTAAAGCGAGAGTCTCGcgacattttttgatatttcgcAGTTGTGATATGCAGTATCCGTTCTCTTGTTACCCGGTTTTTTTTCCGAGCTCtagtatatatacgtataaaatataaaaatgtagaataaataaaaaataaatatattttaaaaataaatataaatatattcttatatccattttttttttcagcaaaatattgtatatgaacaaattaattttttaaatatgattaatacacaaaaaataaatattaatgtctcTAAACGTCATGCTAGGcgaattattgcaaataaaactgCAATAGATATTGCAGGAACATCCACACAAActcatgtttttttaaatggttcTGTCgaaaaaaatgacgtaagaAATGACGAAAGAAATAATCCAGTTTTCAATAAAACTATTACACATGATGTTATACACTTTActttagataataattatcaacatGGAAGTAATGTAGAAGAACATGATAATAATAGATCGCAGAGTccaaatatagatatagatatagatatagatgaTAGAAATATAGATAACACAAAAACTGATGAGAGAGATGATAAAGCATTTAGAAACGCCATAGCTACATGGagtatagaatataatatctGTCACAATGCATGTAATAAACTGTTAAAGATTTTACAGGAACATACACCTTGTCATTTTTTCAAAGACGTaagaacattattaaaaactcCACGCCAAACAGAAGTTTTAGAAATATGTGGAGGCGAATATTTCTATTGGGgtttaagtaatataattaaaaatatgttattgaaATGTAATAGTAAACATATTCGTTTAATGTTGAACATTGATGGTCTTCCTGTATCTAAATCATCAAATGCATCTTTGTGGCCTATTTTATGTTCTAATGTAACACATAATGATGTGTATTTAGTTGGTGCTTTTTTTGGTCATAAAAAACCTGAAATTTCAAACGTTTTTTTGGAACCTTTTGTAAACGATTTAACTTATTTCATAAATGAgggttatttttataataatagtgtGGTAAAAATTAGTTTGGAAGCTTTGATATGTGATGCTCCTGCGAAATCTTTTGTATTATGCACAAAAGGCCATACCGGATTTCACAGTTGCACGAAATGCATTATCAAAGGAGAAAGTATAAAGGGCAGAACTTGCTTTccaattgtaaaattatatcctTTAAGAACAGATGAATTATTCGCTATCAATGCTTACAAAGATTTTCAAATCGGTTacagtattttaaataagattccCGGATTCTTACCTATAAAGAGAACACCATTAGATTACATGCATTTAGTATGTTTAggtattgtaaaaaaattaattttactttggTTACACAAAGGACCTCGGAGTGTCCGATTAAACAGCAgagcgaaaaataaaatatcacatcTACTGCTTTTAATTAGAAGTTCAACGCCCAAAGAGTTTGTAAGAAAACCAAGGTCTACCAACGATATTAAGCACTGGAAAGCAGTAGAATTTagaacttttcttttatatatagggCCTGTAGTGTTACGTAATATATTAAggaatgatatttataatcacTTTCTTACACTTCATATAGCTATGACGATTCTTACATGTCCAAATTTGTGTCAAGGATATTTTTTGGATTTTGCTGAGGCTTTACTAGAGAATTTTGTGAGgtcttttcaaatattatatggtAGAGAATATATATCTCATAACGTAcataatttgttacatttatgttcAGATGTTAGGACATTCGGTCCAATAGACAATTTTAGTGCGTTTCGGTTTGAAAACTTTATGCaatctataaaaaagaaattaagaaaaaatgagAAACCTTTACAGcagttaataaaaagatacgcAGAGgttgataatatattatcattaaaaagtaattttaataatacaaaattatatttatgtaaacacTTGCATAACAATGGAccaatatgtaataattataatgttaaatcgCAGTATCTACAAATATCTAATGATCGCTTTTacgtaaattgtaaaaattctgCTAATAATTGTTGCATTTTAAAAGATGATACGTACATTTTagttatgaatataataaaaaatgagaacaatgatatatttttcattggtAAGATACTTACACATGTTAAAGATTTGTATGATATACCCTGTGAATCAAGCCAATTCGGCATTAAAGTAATGACTATaagaaatgataatatatgtTCCTGGCCAATTACTAATTTACTATATAAAGCTTGGAAAATTCCGTAtggaaatgataaaaatacatttgcaatATTTCCCTTAAAACATGTAGTTTAATGCGTCGTTTACAATGAGTCGTAGTTATAAGATCGTACAACAAATTGACCAACGACAGTcaagaatatataagaaaacttGATTGTGATAGGGCGATTTGCTTACGATTTTACGACTACGACTTGTagacaaaatataatagtacttttcttgttttaaaacttttgtaaaaCTTGTTCATATACATAATGTGTTTTTATACATGCTGtcagaaaaatggaaaattgtGGGTTCATAATTGTGGAGTTCCATGATGGACTACAGCTAGTACCAGCAATATGGTATAACGCTGACAAGCAATCCTGTATTTGGCCCAGTCATTATAAAACGAAACTCCGCattaataaagcaataattaaacaagaaaCACCACGAGATGAATCAGACTGGGATGAGCTACTTGTAAAAAGAGTGTTTGGCGTAGCAGGTAAGTGAATTATATCTTTCTTGTATTATGTATgcgtgtatataattaatatttttctatttcaaatacAGATACTTACGAAAAAGGAATCGAAAAATTAGTTACTGCACAAGAAACATCTAATGTAGAAACTACTGAAATTTCGTCTGACgagttacaaaagaaaaaaaaagaaaagcgacgtaataatgcaaaaagaaACTTTTCATCCTCTTCAGATGAAGaagatgatgaaaataaagaaaaccaaaataaaaagcatttaCCTTCTTTtccaaaattacaaaattttgtatcAAATACACCGAAAAGGAGTacggaaaatattaaaaatacatcacataaagaaactattattaataataaaaaaagaataaatattaatggtgcgtaaaaactataaatactactgtttaatatttgttaataatttgtactaatatttgtaatctttttctcttctacagaaaataacaaaaaaagtatttcaagCGTTTCAGGACTTACTAAAAAAGTTGTTAATCTCGATGAAGAAgataagaagataaatatcaaTGATTTTCATGGTACATCTTGCTAATTCTAATACcttttttatgaaaacaatacagataaaacaatattttatttacaatatttaaaagtgtTCACATATGTAAAATACTAAAGTTACTTTGGCTTGATTGCACCAACATTAGTTCGACTTTAAGtgaaatgtatgtatatttatttagaaagaatGATGAAGATAGTTTTATACACGTTAAGTCTCGCTTAAAGCCAAAATAACGTTGGTGCAACCGcgtcttaataatttataacattattcttTCAGAATTTAAGAAGCTAGTGTtgtctaaattaaataaactcaTATACAAGAGTGAGACAATGCAAAGTACGATTAATTGGATTGAACAGAACATTTCATGTCCAATAAACATAGAacatgaatttaatattgaattaccAATTTCATCATatgaagatttaaaattatttgaggaACAactaaacgaagaaaaatttaagaattatgtggtataattttcaatatttctttatgttaTCATTCTTTTACTATGTACTATGTATAATGTCTAGATGCATGTAAATTGACTGATTTATAAAAggaatttaattgtttatgtattgaataatttttcaacagtaaagttatttttacatttgcaagCATCTATCtgttttgtacatattttcttaaagacggaatgtttagaatatttacttgtacttttctataattttttataattattatttatatttataattttaattattaattagtacaaaatgttagttgtattatatattattgtcatataacattattaattatatttacttttctagtttaatattttgaaactgGTTGGTGGAAACAATTCACATGTTATGATAcgcaacatattaaaaaagatgCTAACAAATCCATTGGCTCAACAGTTCAGCTGGGctggaagaaaaaataaacatagtTTCAAAGACTTGAAACTGGCAAATATAATCACACGtaagtttattttgtaatttaattgtgcaatttgttttaattaaaattaaatattttaattaacatttatttagtatcataataatacaaaaaatatataagttatcaataaaattattttgtatttaattgtactaaatttatgaataatccTAAGCAACAGCTTATATGTGATATAATGTAAACATATTGAAAGTTAGCCTATATctttcaaatttcaaaaaattacaaaaaaaaaaatatatatatatatatatatacatagtatatatatgtatacatgtatatcacaatttatatatatatatatatttttacgtatactcttatttttaatatatttaattataatatagcatttttgtattatagaaGCTGTTCGTGCAGTACACAGACAAATAACCGATGCAGAAATCGCAAATTCTATATCGAAATGGCTGAGTCAAGGAACTTTAAGATTTCAAAGAGAAAGTTGTTCAAAGAAAAAGTACGTTTATTGTTTACACATATTtgttctatttataatattttaaacaaaatttctaatataacaGTAACAAATGCAACTATAACGCagatatatgttttatacaattatttcaaatcttTGTAatgagttttatatatttttaaagcctACTCTAAATTTCTGAAAGAAACAATCatagtatataatttcaaattttaattatactatgcattattaaatataaattattttgaatagatatataataaaaataaaattttaattttttttattaaatatttctaggCATAGCTACGCGGAGGAAGAGCACGAGCAAATAGCTGCAGAGGAAGAGGACGAGCAAGTAGATGCAGAGTACTTATaagtaaaagataataaaatatattacatacaaatataaaacaaaaataataaaacaaataaaaataaatgttataaaaaatgtattttttatcttatatatatatatatataatatgtaaaaaaaaataaatgtatgtgttcaaattgcttttatttatacacatctttaaattatttataaatatattattccagtaaaaggtaattatttcatatattgcCTCAGACATCTCATACATATTTCAACGAGTAAATATTATGAGCAGTGTACATCACAGATAAAAAGTGATACGTATAGTTgctatgtaattaaatatatatatatatatatatttatattacatttatattaaatatatatatatatttatatatttaattacatagcAACTATACGTATCACTTTTTATCTGTGATGTACACTGCTCATAATATTTACTCGTTGAAATCTGGTGTATGACATGTCTGTGACaattatgtgaaataattACCTTTCTTATAacgtgatataataaatagtatatattGCATTTCAACGTTGCCGCAAGTTTGCAGCAAAGTTGCAAAAATCTTTCGAAACTTCTGTGCAATGTTTCAGTGTTTCAATGTAATGTCACTGCaatgtttctgaaatcttACTGTGCTGTATGGGAGTATACATTGCAATGTTGCTGTAATATTTCAGTGCAATATTTCTGAGGGCGGACATTTCAACGTTGCCGCAAGCTTGCAGCAAAGTTGCAAAAATCTTTCGAAACTTCTGTGCAATGTTTCAATGTTTCAATGTAATGTCACTGCaatgtttctgaaatcttACTGTGCTGTATGGGCAATTATAAAGCAgagcatacacacgtgtgtgtgtgccctgttttaacgaaaatcacaacttctataaagcagggcatacatacgtgtgtgtgtgccctgttttaacaaaaatcacaacttctataaagcaggacatacacatgtgtgtgtgtgccctgctttaacgaaaatcattaaacagttaaatacttttaaagcgcgtcaactaacctatgtaagttagtgacgcgctttaaacagttaaatatttttaaagcgtgtcattaacctacataggttagtgacgcgctttaaatagttaagtacaaaatatctgttttaatgaaaatcacaacttcaaaataatacattcaattttatttatttattggatTGCCATTAAGATTTAACATTTCTCTATCTAAAAGGCTGTAACTGTACACACGGCTGCGTCGCATTTGTCCCAATTgctacaaagaataaaaaacaatatacttGTTTGCTATagttatcaattaatattgaaaaaattacctcatgatttaaatatcgatatctaTACTCAATATTGCGCTTCCTCTCAGCTGTGTATGCATTTTTTAGCGTGAAAGCTAATACATCATGCAAAAATTCTTCCGATACCTCAttcataaatgcaaaattgacAATAATCATTCGGTTATGAtccgtaaaatttttatcccaGAACATTTGCCGTATAAATTTCGGCCACGTATTTGCATTGCCAATGATGTCCTGAATCGCAAGCCACGgattattgtttaattgctGGACTGAGTATGCCATTGTAAGAGATGTGCAGGTTGTAAATGACATTGCACGTGCCTGCGACTTCACGTATGATTTTAGCGCGCTTCATTTGTTTCATTGTAGTTCTCATTTCGCGCACTAGTTTCAAATTTGCGcacttttgcatgcgcgtgcggccacggAGCATGCGTATGTGGCCGCGGGGCATGTCCATAGTCGCTACATCTCGTcagtatgacaggaatcataacctggattcctgtcaactttaacgattaatatctcgctttgCGGGGCAGagcaacatttttttctgccagattctttcgtttcgtgcaaaaacgcgtcaaATAAGCCTAATTTCATCGATTTCTGTGCTAAagtagctaaactgaagaattaccccttcgcgtaaacggaattttccttcgcgtaaacgggattttgtagtaacttacaataatttactccgcgtaaacgagtgaattatcgtaagttactacagaagtaacgctcgcgtaaacgtagtaactgtcacgacgcggcgacgcgacggtcaCGACTGTCAGTACTGTCACACACTAtcaattttttagttattatataggggagaccggggctaagccgacactattttttcaaaggtaatttttaatatttaattaaaatttttaggcaaattcaatgatatatatttaaagagtgtttcttcaggtacaaaattgattcaggaagttttgctgtacgtcgctttgttttgc
Proteins encoded:
- the LOC139824234 gene encoding uncharacterized protein, producing MENCGFIIVEFHDGLQLVPAIWYNADKQSCIWPSHYKTKLRINKAIIKQETPRDESDWDELLVKRVFGVADTYEKGIEKLVTAQETSNVETTEISSDELQKKKKEKRRNNAKRNFSSSSDEEDDENKENQNKKHLPSFPKLQNFVSNTPKRSTENIKNTSHKETIINNKKRININENNKKSISSVSGLTKKVVNLDEEDKKININDFHEFKKLVLSKLNKLIYKSETMQSTINWIEQNISCPINIEHEFNIELPISSYEDLKLFEEQLNEEKFKNYVFNILKLVGGNNSHVMIRNILKKMLTNPLAQQFSWAGRKNKHSFKDLKLANIITQAVRAVHRQITDAEIANSISKWLSQGTLRFQRESCSKKKHSYAEEEHEQIAAEEEDEQVDAEYL